A window from Mycolicibacterium tokaiense encodes these proteins:
- a CDS encoding alpha/beta hydrolase, producing the protein MPELNSHRVSRRLVALQKLMLLVTANSDGAHDIEKTRRITRTMESLQRHTRGVQETTAMVAGVPVRWFRPARTAAGLIFHVHGGAFVAGSSLAARAHSELARSQGVELVSVDYRLAPEHPSPAGLDDLWAVYSEVARDRPTVIMGESAGGGLAMSLVRRVLDRGAAAPEGLVTMFPWADLTNTSDSFLRNEQRDLLSRKGLSRSAVAYAGDHDLTDPLVSPLYGTFADFPATLIIVGTHDCLLDDSRRAAARMRAAGVDATLIEVAGGFHGFVLLPVPESREARRRISSFVGTVLSQGSRSPGV; encoded by the coding sequence TCGCGCTCCAGAAGCTGATGCTGTTGGTGACAGCGAATTCGGACGGCGCCCACGACATCGAGAAGACCCGCAGAATCACCCGAACGATGGAGTCGTTGCAGCGGCACACGCGCGGGGTCCAGGAGACCACCGCCATGGTGGCCGGCGTGCCCGTTCGGTGGTTCCGTCCGGCCCGGACCGCCGCAGGGTTGATCTTCCATGTCCACGGCGGGGCCTTCGTTGCCGGCAGTTCCCTGGCAGCCCGGGCTCACAGCGAGTTGGCCAGGTCACAAGGCGTGGAGCTGGTCAGTGTTGATTACCGACTGGCACCCGAGCATCCGTCTCCCGCTGGACTGGATGACCTGTGGGCGGTCTACTCCGAGGTGGCGCGCGACCGACCCACGGTCATCATGGGGGAATCCGCCGGAGGTGGACTGGCCATGTCGCTGGTTCGTCGCGTGCTCGATCGCGGCGCCGCCGCACCCGAAGGTCTGGTGACGATGTTTCCGTGGGCGGACCTGACCAACACGTCTGACAGCTTCCTGCGGAACGAACAGCGCGACCTGCTTTCCCGCAAAGGCCTGTCACGCAGCGCAGTCGCCTACGCAGGTGACCACGATCTCACGGACCCGCTGGTGTCACCGCTCTACGGCACCTTTGCGGACTTTCCCGCCACGCTGATCATCGTGGGTACGCATGACTGTCTACTCGACGATTCGCGACGGGCCGCGGCGCGCATGCGGGCGGCCGGTGTGGACGCCACCCTCATCGAGGTGGCCGGCGGGTTCCACGGTTTCGTCCTCTTGCCTGTTCCGGAATCCAGAGAAGCACGGCGGCGGATATCGTCCTTCGTCGGCACAGTTCTCAGCCAAGGGTCGAGGTCGCCCGGGGTCTAA
- a CDS encoding TIGR03564 family F420-dependent LLM class oxidoreductase yields the protein MQISMLEYTGDPFSIDTYVAQLAMLRDEGFARVWSTQLPYERDLLTALAVAFREVPDIGVGTGVLPIQNQHPMLMAQRVLTLNAIAGGRFTLGIGMTHAAVTEGMWGISWGKPIRRMNEYLNGLLPLLNGEPADAAGELVTTRGSVMIPDAPAPDVYIAALGPQMLKLAGRRTAGTVTWMTGPQTLGSHIGPVIRSAAAEVGRKARVVAALPISVTDDVAGARATAAKQFAMYGQLPSYRAMLDREGFAGPEDAALIGSESEVSERLDALRDAGVDEFVGATYERSAEGRARTRALLRSWAG from the coding sequence ATGCAGATCAGCATGCTCGAATACACCGGTGATCCGTTTTCCATCGACACCTACGTCGCGCAACTGGCGATGTTGCGCGACGAGGGCTTCGCCAGGGTGTGGAGCACACAGCTGCCGTATGAGCGGGACCTGCTGACTGCCCTGGCGGTGGCATTTCGCGAGGTGCCCGACATCGGTGTGGGCACCGGCGTCCTGCCCATCCAAAACCAGCACCCGATGCTGATGGCTCAGCGCGTGCTCACCCTGAATGCGATTGCGGGAGGACGCTTCACCCTCGGGATCGGCATGACCCACGCCGCCGTCACCGAAGGCATGTGGGGCATTTCCTGGGGCAAACCGATCCGGCGGATGAACGAATACCTAAACGGGCTGCTACCGCTGCTCAACGGCGAGCCCGCCGACGCGGCAGGAGAGTTGGTGACCACCCGCGGTTCCGTCATGATCCCCGATGCCCCGGCCCCGGACGTCTACATCGCCGCGCTGGGTCCGCAGATGCTCAAGCTGGCGGGCCGCAGGACCGCAGGGACGGTGACGTGGATGACCGGGCCGCAGACGTTGGGATCGCACATCGGGCCCGTGATCCGGTCTGCTGCCGCCGAAGTGGGGAGAAAGGCTCGGGTAGTGGCGGCGCTACCGATCAGTGTCACCGACGATGTGGCAGGCGCGCGCGCGACGGCGGCCAAGCAGTTTGCGATGTACGGCCAGCTGCCGTCCTACCGGGCGATGCTGGATCGGGAAGGTTTCGCGGGACCGGAGGACGCAGCGCTGATCGGCTCGGAGTCCGAGGTGTCCGAGCGACTGGACGCGCTGCGGGACGCCGGCGTGGACGAGTTCGTCGGTGCGACGTACGAGCGGTCGGCGGAGGGGCGGGCGCGGACGCGGGCGCTGCTGCGCAGCTGGGCGGGTTAG
- a CDS encoding TIGR03668 family PPOX class F420-dependent oxidoreductase: MVALPEKFTEADVARLATVGQDGQPHLVPIVFAVRQNTIVTAVDGKPKSTTRLKRLANITANPKVSLLVDHYGRDWSQLWWVRVDGVATITEDAAALDALRVKYPQYQQVPLHGPVIEISVERVATWGLA, translated from the coding sequence ATGGTGGCACTCCCCGAAAAGTTCACCGAAGCCGACGTCGCACGGTTGGCGACGGTCGGCCAGGACGGCCAGCCGCACCTGGTCCCCATCGTCTTCGCCGTACGCCAGAACACCATCGTGACGGCCGTGGACGGCAAGCCCAAGTCCACGACCAGACTCAAGCGCCTGGCCAACATCACCGCCAACCCCAAGGTCAGCCTGCTGGTGGATCATTACGGCCGGGACTGGTCCCAGCTGTGGTGGGTCCGCGTCGACGGCGTGGCCACCATCACCGAGGATGCCGCAGCCCTGGACGCACTGCGGGTCAAATACCCTCAATACCAGCAGGTTCCGCTGCACGGCCCCGTCATCGAGATCTCGGTGGAGCGCGTGGCGACCTGGGGATTAGCCTGA
- a CDS encoding FMN-binding negative transcriptional regulator produces MYVPPANRLDDHREIRALVAAAGTADFVTVDNGVPVSTLLPVVWEGDTVIAHIAKANPQWRSITDGAPALLICTGPQAYISPSWYATKAEHGRVVPTWNYSAVHLTGTVTLHHDPDWLRTAVDTLTGRHEDPREQPWHTTDAPEQYIRGQLNGIVGIEVTVHTVEGKAKLSQNRSTADQQGVIAGLRHDGHTAVARAMETR; encoded by the coding sequence ATGTACGTACCACCGGCCAACCGCCTCGACGACCACCGGGAGATCCGCGCGCTGGTGGCCGCGGCGGGCACCGCCGACTTCGTGACCGTCGACAACGGTGTGCCGGTCTCGACGCTGCTGCCCGTCGTCTGGGAGGGCGACACGGTGATCGCCCACATCGCCAAGGCCAACCCGCAGTGGCGCAGCATCACCGACGGTGCGCCGGCCCTGCTGATCTGCACCGGGCCGCAGGCCTACATCAGCCCGTCCTGGTACGCGACCAAGGCCGAACACGGTCGCGTCGTCCCCACCTGGAACTACAGCGCCGTGCACCTCACCGGCACCGTGACCCTGCACCACGACCCGGACTGGCTGCGCACCGCCGTCGACACCCTGACCGGCCGCCATGAAGACCCCCGCGAGCAGCCCTGGCACACCACCGACGCTCCGGAGCAGTACATCCGGGGTCAGCTGAACGGCATCGTGGGTATCGAGGTCACCGTCCACACCGTCGAGGGCAAGGCCAAACTCAGCCAGAACCGCTCGACGGCCGACCAGCAGGGCGTCATCGCCGGGCTCCGACACGACGGCCACACCGCGGTGGCGCGGGCCATGGAGACGCGATGA
- a CDS encoding magnesium transporter CorA family protein — MTPPGCELQGRVWKAGKPQQEFEFDRISDYLTEPDTLVWVDMFDPDHDALAALAQELGLNVWAVEDAVAPSERVKATVYPSHTFFTVYAVTMETPTDEPKALLTKHRISAFVLKNALVTVRLAPQWDIHEVLRRWDDLGGQQYGVSALVHGLLDVVVDGHFDAVQVLDDGIEDLEDTLFDPPKRDANIQRRSFALRKDLVNLRRVVLPMREVVNTIQHHRAETHRAPELDPLYTDLYDHVLRATEWTESLRDMITTVFETNLSLQDARLNTVMKKLTGWAAIIAVPTAITGFYGQNVPYPGFDSWSGFVASSALIVFLVVVLYVAFRRRDWL, encoded by the coding sequence ATGACCCCGCCGGGATGCGAACTGCAGGGGCGGGTCTGGAAAGCGGGGAAACCACAGCAGGAGTTCGAGTTCGACCGGATCTCGGACTACCTGACCGAACCGGACACCCTGGTCTGGGTGGACATGTTCGACCCCGACCACGACGCCCTGGCTGCCCTGGCCCAGGAACTCGGTCTCAACGTCTGGGCCGTCGAGGACGCGGTGGCGCCATCGGAACGGGTGAAGGCCACGGTCTACCCCAGCCACACCTTCTTCACGGTCTACGCGGTCACGATGGAGACCCCCACCGACGAGCCGAAGGCCCTGCTGACCAAACACCGCATCTCGGCATTCGTCCTGAAGAACGCACTGGTGACAGTGCGGCTCGCCCCGCAGTGGGACATCCATGAGGTGCTGCGCCGCTGGGACGACCTGGGCGGTCAGCAGTACGGCGTGAGCGCGCTGGTGCACGGCCTGCTGGACGTGGTGGTGGACGGCCACTTCGACGCCGTGCAGGTACTCGACGACGGGATCGAGGACCTGGAGGACACCCTGTTCGACCCGCCGAAACGCGATGCCAACATCCAGCGCCGCAGCTTTGCCCTGCGCAAGGACCTGGTGAACCTGCGCCGGGTGGTGCTGCCGATGCGCGAGGTGGTCAACACCATTCAACATCACCGCGCCGAGACCCACCGGGCCCCGGAACTGGACCCGCTGTACACCGACCTCTACGACCATGTGCTGCGCGCCACCGAGTGGACCGAATCGCTGCGCGACATGATCACCACGGTGTTCGAGACCAACCTCTCCCTACAGGACGCGCGGCTGAACACGGTGATGAAAAAGCTCACCGGCTGGGCCGCCATCATCGCGGTCCCGACCGCCATCACCGGCTTCTACGGGCAGAACGTCCCCTACCCCGGTTTCGACTCCTGGAGTGGGTTTGTCGCCAGTTCGGCACTCATCGTTTTCCTGGTGGTCGTCCTCTATGTGGCATTCCGTCGCCGAGACTGGCTGTAA
- a CDS encoding SGNH/GDSL hydrolase family protein, translated as MAYTRYVALGDSQTEGLWDGDDDTGLRGFADRLATRLDQLYPGLQYANLAVRGRTTRDVLDNQLPAALAMRPDLVTVCVGMNDMVRPGRWFDTALVELETVYTRLAETGAAVVTTTFPDVARILPVGRVLAARLQQINAVIANSAASHGFGLVDLFTAPSMMDPEVWSSDRMHASPYGHQLFADAAAEALGLPGSSHDWAIARGTGQTPRPSQRMRAQAQWTRNMLAPWIWRTLRSRPPGYGKSAKRPQLAGVDA; from the coding sequence ATGGCGTACACCCGCTATGTCGCGCTCGGCGACAGCCAGACCGAGGGACTCTGGGACGGTGATGACGACACCGGCCTGCGGGGGTTCGCCGACCGGTTGGCAACCCGCCTCGACCAGCTGTATCCCGGCCTGCAGTACGCGAATCTGGCTGTGCGGGGCCGCACCACCCGCGATGTGCTGGACAACCAACTGCCGGCCGCGCTGGCCATGCGCCCCGACCTGGTGACGGTCTGCGTCGGGATGAACGACATGGTGCGCCCGGGCCGTTGGTTCGACACCGCCCTGGTGGAACTGGAGACGGTCTACACGCGGCTGGCGGAAACCGGCGCGGCCGTGGTGACGACGACGTTCCCCGACGTCGCCAGGATCCTTCCGGTGGGCCGGGTGCTGGCCGCACGGCTGCAGCAGATCAATGCGGTGATCGCCAATTCGGCTGCGTCACATGGTTTCGGGCTGGTGGATCTGTTCACCGCGCCGTCGATGATGGATCCCGAGGTGTGGAGCAGCGACCGCATGCACGCCTCACCCTACGGGCACCAGCTGTTCGCCGACGCGGCCGCCGAGGCACTGGGATTACCCGGCAGCAGCCATGATTGGGCCATTGCACGCGGTACCGGCCAGACTCCACGGCCCAGTCAGCGGATGCGCGCGCAGGCGCAGTGGACCCGCAACATGCTGGCGCCGTGGATCTGGCGCACGCTGCGCAGCCGGCCACCCGGCTATGGCAAATCCGCCAAGCGGCCCCAGCTGGCCGGAGTCGACGCATGA
- a CDS encoding alpha/beta hydrolase has product MIRRGDPRGTPLLFVHGAFHGAWCWDEHFLDFFAERNYHAVALDLRNHPGDPAGATVADYVADVRAAADALSRPPVVIGHSMGGFVVQKYLADHPAPAGVLLASAPPYGLHKAALRVAYRNARHSGRPSALRRPLLFFGTPAVARNTFYSAATPEHLVRRYTALLCDESTRALYRDLLYADLAEPAKVRTPLLVLGAAEDGFFSQREICATARAYRTHAEFFPGMGHNLMLEPGWATVAQRIHSWLHEQVL; this is encoded by the coding sequence ATGATCCGGCGCGGCGACCCGCGCGGCACTCCACTGTTGTTCGTACACGGTGCTTTTCACGGGGCATGGTGCTGGGACGAGCACTTCCTGGACTTCTTCGCCGAGCGGAACTACCACGCTGTCGCACTGGATCTGCGCAACCACCCGGGTGACCCCGCAGGTGCGACGGTGGCGGATTACGTCGCCGACGTCCGCGCTGCCGCAGACGCCCTGTCCCGCCCGCCGGTGGTGATCGGCCATTCGATGGGCGGCTTCGTGGTGCAGAAGTACCTGGCCGACCACCCGGCGCCGGCGGGCGTACTGCTGGCCTCGGCCCCGCCGTACGGTCTGCACAAGGCCGCACTGCGGGTGGCCTACCGCAACGCGCGCCACAGCGGGCGACCCTCGGCGCTGCGCAGGCCGTTGCTGTTCTTCGGGACACCGGCAGTGGCGCGCAATACCTTCTACAGCGCGGCCACCCCGGAGCACCTGGTCCGCCGCTACACCGCATTGTTGTGCGATGAGAGCACCCGCGCGCTGTACCGCGACCTGCTCTACGCCGACCTCGCCGAGCCGGCGAAGGTGCGCACACCCCTGCTGGTGTTGGGTGCCGCCGAAGACGGCTTCTTCAGTCAGCGCGAAATCTGCGCCACCGCCCGGGCGTATCGGACGCATGCCGAGTTCTTCCCCGGGATGGGCCACAACCTGATGCTCGAGCCGGGCTGGGCGACGGTGGCCCAGCGCATCCACAGCTGGCTGCATGAGCAGGTGTTGTAA
- a CDS encoding L,D-transpeptidase, whose protein sequence is MRIPLRLALVLAFSGLVAAPTASAAVPTPAVAQVTPGPADVVGVAHPVDITVAAPADRQSVEQSIQVLEPKGMTGQFDWVDADTVRFTPDEFWPAHSTVRMSVGNTPLNFNTGAAVVGVADISAHTFTVSIDGVEARQMPASMGKPGFPTPTGSFTALAKERDVVMDSRTIGIPLDSSEGYLLDVNYAVRVTWGGVYVHSAPWSVGSQGYANVSHGCINLSPDNAAWYFDTVSVGDPIIINA, encoded by the coding sequence GTGCGTATACCGCTTCGGCTCGCCCTCGTCCTGGCCTTCAGCGGCCTCGTCGCCGCCCCCACGGCGTCTGCCGCAGTACCCACCCCGGCCGTCGCCCAGGTGACACCGGGGCCCGCCGACGTGGTGGGCGTCGCCCATCCCGTGGACATCACCGTCGCCGCCCCGGCGGACCGGCAGTCGGTCGAACAGTCCATCCAGGTGCTCGAGCCGAAGGGGATGACCGGCCAGTTCGACTGGGTGGACGCCGACACCGTCCGCTTCACCCCTGATGAATTCTGGCCTGCGCATTCCACTGTCCGGATGTCGGTGGGCAACACCCCACTGAACTTCAACACCGGTGCGGCCGTGGTGGGGGTGGCCGACATCTCGGCGCACACCTTCACCGTCAGCATCGACGGCGTCGAGGCTCGGCAGATGCCGGCCTCCATGGGCAAGCCCGGATTCCCGACACCCACCGGATCGTTCACCGCACTGGCCAAGGAACGCGACGTGGTGATGGACTCCCGCACCATCGGTATCCCACTGGACTCGTCGGAGGGCTACCTGCTGGACGTGAACTACGCGGTACGCGTGACGTGGGGCGGGGTGTACGTGCACTCGGCGCCGTGGTCGGTGGGCTCACAGGGTTATGCCAACGTCAGCCACGGTTGCATCAACCTCAGCCCCGACAACGCGGCCTGGTACTTCGACACGGTGAGCGTCGGCGACCCGATCATCATCAACGCCTGA
- a CDS encoding FAD-dependent oxidoreductase, whose amino-acid sequence MDTLTADLVVIGFGKGGKTLAAAWGKQGRRVVMVEQSAQMYGGTCINIGCVPTKSMVYGAEHLESGSPHAFAYRAAVDATAHLTDYLRGRNFAMLDDLETVTVLTGRAQFVDATTIRVDDVDGTVHTVTATNIVVGTGSEAVLPDIPGLSGNPRVVTSTELLVQPDLPARLVVLGGGYVGLEFAAMFAGYGSAVTVLEKHDRILGNEDDDVAAAVGDLLTGAGVQVISGAQVDEIAGDTVHFTQDGQSRTVAGDLVLVALGRRAVTAGLGLDRAGVDTRPDGSIIVDGYLRTSAPHIFAVGDVNGGPQFTYISLDDYRIVAQQLDGSGTRSTTDRMAVPFSLFLTPPLSRVGLTEKAARAAGLMVKVAAIKVADMATVPRARIVGDPRGMMKVVVDADADTIIGAALLSHDSHEVINTVALAMRHGITASALRDEIYTHPSMTEAFNQLLGALH is encoded by the coding sequence ATGGACACACTCACGGCCGATCTGGTCGTCATCGGGTTCGGCAAGGGCGGCAAGACGCTGGCCGCAGCGTGGGGCAAGCAGGGCCGCCGGGTGGTGATGGTGGAGCAGTCGGCCCAGATGTATGGCGGCACCTGCATCAACATCGGCTGTGTCCCAACCAAATCGATGGTGTACGGGGCCGAGCACCTCGAATCCGGTTCACCTCATGCGTTCGCCTACCGCGCCGCGGTCGATGCCACCGCACACCTGACCGACTACCTGCGCGGGCGCAACTTCGCCATGCTCGACGACCTGGAGACCGTGACGGTGCTGACCGGGCGGGCCCAGTTCGTCGACGCCACCACCATCCGCGTCGACGACGTCGACGGCACCGTGCACACCGTGACAGCGACCAACATCGTGGTGGGCACCGGTTCTGAAGCGGTGCTGCCCGACATTCCCGGTCTGTCCGGCAATCCCCGGGTGGTGACCAGTACTGAGCTATTGGTCCAACCGGACCTGCCCGCCCGCCTGGTGGTGCTCGGCGGCGGCTACGTGGGCCTCGAGTTCGCCGCGATGTTCGCCGGTTACGGCTCGGCGGTCACCGTGCTGGAAAAGCACGACCGCATCCTGGGCAACGAGGACGACGACGTGGCCGCAGCGGTCGGTGACCTGCTGACCGGCGCCGGTGTGCAGGTCATCTCAGGCGCTCAGGTTGACGAGATAGCAGGCGACACCGTGCATTTCACCCAGGACGGACAGTCCCGCACCGTCGCAGGTGATCTGGTGCTGGTGGCGCTGGGACGACGGGCCGTGACCGCCGGACTGGGTCTGGACCGCGCCGGGGTGGACACCCGCCCGGATGGATCCATCATTGTCGACGGATACCTGCGTACCAGCGCACCCCACATCTTCGCCGTCGGTGATGTCAACGGCGGCCCGCAGTTCACCTACATCTCGCTCGACGACTACCGGATCGTCGCGCAGCAGTTGGACGGCAGTGGCACCCGCAGCACCACGGACCGCATGGCCGTGCCCTTTTCGCTGTTCCTCACTCCGCCGCTGTCCCGGGTGGGGCTCACCGAGAAGGCGGCCCGGGCCGCGGGTCTGATGGTGAAGGTGGCCGCCATAAAAGTGGCCGACATGGCGACCGTGCCGCGGGCGCGGATCGTGGGGGATCCGCGCGGCATGATGAAGGTGGTGGTGGACGCTGACGCGGACACGATCATCGGTGCTGCGCTGCTGTCCCACGATTCCCACGAGGTCATCAACACCGTCGCACTCGCCATGCGCCACGGCATCACCGCCAGCGCGCTGCGCGACGAGATCTACACCCACCCGTCGATGACGGAGGCGTTCAACCAGCTGCTGGGTGCGCTGCACTGA
- the zwf gene encoding glucose-6-phosphate dehydrogenase translates to MATDTPQTIAYPSPGSRPRRRDEETLAPHVIVLFGATGDLAKRKLLPGMAYLVKSALAPQIRVVGTSLEDYTDAEFRELAREAINAFGSHKLTDEEWAAFAARVTYVPQGAGPEALAAAVAEAETELGPDTQRLHYLSVPPKAARAVITMLREANLVERSRVVMEKPFGTDLASAVALNDFVHQTFRERQIFRIDHFLGKEAAQNILAFRFANGLFEPIWNRNFIDHIQIDIPETLGLDQRANFYESTGAYKDMVVTHLFQVMAFVVMEPPTALEPRAISEEKNKVFRSMLPIRCEDVVRGQFTGYRETEGVARDSDTETFIALKVGIDNWRWAGVPIYLRTGKRMAEGQRIISIAFKEAPRTMFPAGSGVGSQGPDHLTFDLADASKVSLSFYGKRPGPGMKLDKMSMQFSTQETESLGDVLEAYERLILDAMRGDHTLFTTAQGIESLWERSSALLDDPPPVKSYPQGTWGPNAIHQLIAPNAWRLPFERAWREKKG, encoded by the coding sequence ATGGCCACCGATACGCCGCAGACCATCGCCTACCCGTCCCCCGGTTCCCGTCCTCGACGTCGAGACGAGGAGACCCTGGCGCCCCACGTCATCGTGCTCTTCGGCGCCACCGGCGACCTGGCCAAACGCAAGCTGCTCCCGGGGATGGCCTATCTGGTGAAATCGGCTCTGGCGCCGCAGATCCGGGTGGTCGGCACCTCGCTGGAGGACTATACCGACGCCGAGTTCCGGGAACTGGCCCGCGAGGCCATCAACGCCTTCGGCAGCCACAAGCTCACCGACGAGGAGTGGGCGGCGTTCGCCGCCCGGGTGACCTACGTGCCGCAGGGCGCCGGTCCCGAAGCGCTGGCGGCTGCCGTCGCCGAGGCCGAGACCGAACTCGGTCCCGACACCCAGCGGCTGCACTATCTGTCGGTGCCGCCGAAGGCCGCACGCGCCGTCATCACCATGCTGCGGGAGGCCAACCTCGTCGAACGGTCCCGAGTCGTGATGGAGAAACCGTTCGGCACTGACCTGGCCAGCGCGGTGGCACTCAACGACTTCGTGCACCAGACGTTCCGGGAGCGCCAGATCTTCCGCATCGATCACTTCCTCGGCAAGGAGGCCGCCCAGAACATCCTGGCCTTCCGGTTCGCCAACGGCCTGTTCGAGCCGATCTGGAACCGCAACTTCATCGACCACATCCAGATCGACATCCCCGAGACCCTGGGCCTGGACCAGCGGGCCAATTTCTACGAGAGCACCGGCGCCTACAAGGACATGGTGGTGACGCATCTGTTCCAGGTGATGGCCTTCGTCGTGATGGAACCACCCACCGCGCTGGAGCCCCGAGCCATCAGCGAGGAGAAGAACAAGGTGTTTCGCTCCATGCTGCCCATCAGGTGCGAGGACGTGGTCCGCGGCCAGTTCACCGGTTATCGCGAAACCGAGGGGGTGGCAAGGGATTCCGACACCGAGACATTCATCGCACTCAAGGTCGGCATCGACAACTGGCGTTGGGCCGGCGTGCCGATCTACCTGCGGACCGGCAAGCGGATGGCTGAAGGACAGCGCATCATCTCGATCGCCTTCAAGGAGGCGCCGCGCACCATGTTCCCCGCCGGCTCCGGCGTCGGCTCCCAGGGCCCGGATCACCTCACCTTCGATCTGGCCGACGCCTCGAAGGTGTCGCTGTCCTTCTACGGCAAGCGGCCGGGGCCCGGGATGAAGCTGGACAAGATGTCCATGCAGTTCTCCACGCAGGAGACCGAATCCCTGGGCGATGTACTGGAGGCCTACGAACGGTTGATCCTGGACGCGATGCGCGGTGACCACACCTTGTTCACCACCGCCCAGGGCATCGAATCCCTGTGGGAGCGCTCGAGCGCGCTGCTGGACGATCCCCCGCCGGTGAAGTCCTACCCGCAGGGCACCTGGGGTCCCAACGCCATTCACCAACTGATCGCACCGAATGCCTGGCGGTTGCCCTTCGAACGGGCCTGGCGCGAAAAGAAGGGATGA
- a CDS encoding acyl-CoA synthetase: protein MTGVSFDLSSVFSTVANTIPEHTALVWRDLRLSYAQINARIDGVAHYLTSVGLGCHTERDRLAGHESGQDHIGLYLRNGNQYLETMVAAYRARVAPFNVSYRYVEDELIYLLNDSKATALAYNAEFAPRVAAIRDQLPHLKVLIQVADHTGNELLPGAVDYESVVSTPAPAMPTPTGDDLYILYTGGTTGMPKGVLWRQHDIFVSAMGGRPFGSTEALGSYAELAERAKAAGGALKILMLPPFMHGAAQWAAYNIITMGGAIVIPDDVEKLRPADILELAAREKVSSIPVVGDAMARPLIDEIETGEHDLSGLISITNGGAPMSPTVRDRIRAALPNLLLMDAVGSSESGAQMSNVIGDDAGTSPVFTPGSDTAVVDLEFTRVLAPGDGEGWLARRDLIPLGYLGDAAKTARTFPTINGVRWSVPGDKAVALADGRIELLGRDSVTINSGGEKIFAEEVERAVAAHPSVYDVVVAGRPSERWGSEVVAVVQLAEGTSVTDEELIEVCGRTIARYKIPKAFIRTPKVMRSPAGKADYRWAKAIAEEAAALPR, encoded by the coding sequence ATGACCGGCGTCTCCTTCGATCTGTCCAGCGTGTTCTCCACCGTGGCGAACACGATCCCGGAGCACACCGCCCTGGTGTGGCGTGACCTGCGGCTGAGCTACGCGCAGATCAATGCCCGTATCGACGGGGTGGCGCATTACCTCACCTCGGTGGGCCTGGGCTGCCACACCGAGCGTGACCGGTTGGCCGGTCACGAATCCGGACAGGACCACATCGGGCTCTACCTACGCAACGGCAACCAGTACCTGGAGACCATGGTGGCCGCCTATCGCGCCAGGGTGGCCCCGTTCAACGTCAGCTACCGCTACGTCGAGGACGAGCTGATCTACCTGCTCAACGACTCCAAGGCGACCGCACTGGCCTACAACGCCGAGTTCGCCCCACGGGTGGCTGCCATCCGCGACCAGCTGCCACACCTGAAAGTCCTGATCCAGGTGGCCGATCACACCGGCAACGAATTGCTGCCCGGTGCCGTCGATTACGAGTCCGTCGTGTCCACACCCGCCCCCGCCATGCCGACGCCCACCGGCGACGACCTGTACATCCTCTACACCGGCGGTACCACCGGCATGCCGAAAGGCGTGCTGTGGCGCCAGCACGACATCTTCGTCTCGGCCATGGGCGGACGCCCGTTCGGCAGCACCGAGGCACTGGGCTCGTATGCCGAACTCGCCGAGCGCGCCAAGGCCGCCGGCGGCGCACTGAAGATCCTGATGCTGCCGCCGTTCATGCACGGCGCCGCGCAATGGGCGGCCTACAACATCATCACCATGGGCGGTGCCATCGTCATTCCCGATGACGTGGAGAAACTGCGCCCCGCCGACATTCTGGAACTGGCAGCACGCGAGAAGGTGAGCAGCATTCCGGTGGTGGGTGACGCCATGGCCCGGCCGCTGATCGACGAGATAGAGACCGGCGAGCACGACCTGTCCGGCCTGATCTCGATCACCAACGGCGGTGCGCCGATGTCGCCGACGGTGCGTGACCGCATCCGGGCGGCGCTGCCGAACCTGCTGTTGATGGACGCGGTGGGGTCCTCGGAATCCGGCGCTCAGATGAGCAACGTGATCGGTGACGATGCCGGCACCTCGCCGGTGTTCACTCCCGGATCCGACACGGCCGTGGTGGATCTCGAGTTCACTCGCGTGCTGGCACCCGGGGACGGCGAGGGATGGCTGGCGCGTCGCGACCTGATCCCGTTGGGCTATCTGGGTGATGCGGCCAAGACCGCGCGCACCTTCCCCACCATCAACGGGGTGCGCTGGTCGGTGCCCGGTGACAAGGCGGTCGCACTGGCCGACGGCCGGATCGAGCTGCTGGGCCGCGATTCGGTGACCATCAACTCCGGCGGCGAGAAGATCTTCGCCGAGGAGGTGGAACGCGCCGTGGCAGCGCACCCGTCGGTCTACGACGTCGTGGTGGCGGGCCGGCCGTCGGAGCGTTGGGGCAGCGAGGTGGTGGCCGTCGTGCAACTGGCCGAGGGCACGTCGGTGACCGACGAGGAGCTGATCGAGGTGTGTGGGCGCACCATCGCGCGGTACAAGATCCCCAAGGCCTTCATCCGCACCCCGAAGGTGATGCGGTCACCGGCCGGCAAGGCCGACTACCGGTGGGCCAAGGCGATAGCCGAAGAGGCTGCCGCACTTCCCCGTTGA